DNA sequence from the Conger conger chromosome 18, fConCon1.1, whole genome shotgun sequence genome:
CTCCGGTCTCAAGTGGGGGTGTCGAAAGAGCAGttcatatttaacatttaaaaaaatttgaaGTGTTAAAAACACACTGGGGAAGAAAAAATAGCAATaactgtataaaaaataataaatattgataGGGTACTGCCATTAGATGTAGCTGGACTTCACAATTGGCTGAAGAGAGCAGCCAAAGGTTAACCCTTACTCAAATTCCTTTTAGCTCTAGCCTTTGGGATAAGTGCCCTCAGTCATTGGTCCTGGGTACTCTGTACCAGTGCCTGGGACGGTTGGATGGTAGCTGTGGTGATTATGTACAATGGGAAAGGTGGGTCATTCAATATAGAGGACATTTTACAtaaactgtagaatctctccccaccttcaagcgcaaactgaaggcgcgcctcttcaagcagcacctctccccatccctccctacctccctgtgaacctttgtctttgtgatttactttgtgttttggtatttttagttggctaggtaagcagtatttggatagttaagtttggtcacttttgctttgttgtttgtttatttgttgatttaaaaaataaataaataaataggccctggtccttatctttgttgtacgggtagcaattgaacttgtacttccctctagggtctttcagcgcacttagccctggttatgggtatgcactttgttgtacgtcgctctggataagagtgtctgccaaatgccagtaatgtaatgtaaaaaccatCATTCTCATGCAGTGCAGAAGGGGCTAGATTGGTCGACTTGTGATCAGAGAGCAAACGTGAATCACTTTGTGCATTTGATTGTTGTCCTCCAGGTTTGTGAATCAACAAATTGAAGATTGAAATCAATAAAGATCTGTTAACTGGCTCATTCCTACTCACTCCTTGATGCTTCTGTAAACCTGTTATATTCATACGGCTGTGTTATATTCCTGGGCCATCTGAGGCGGTTTAAGATGTTCGCTCTTTGATTCAGGTGGCCATGCGTGTCGGTGTGCCTGCCAACGATGTGAAGAACGTCATCATCTGGGGAAACCACTCCTCCACCCAGTACCCCGACATCCACCACGCCAAGGTCAACATCCAAGGGAAGGAGGTGGCTGCCTTCGAGGCTGTGAAGGATGACAGCTGGATCAAGGGGGATTTCATATTGGTGAGTCCAGCGGCTGGAGGCCCTGTGGCCGTCTACGTCGGGacttcagttttcagtgtttacTTGTTATGTTTTCCTCTCTCCATGCTTCCTAGTTATGGCATTCAACACATTTCTAGTTTACGGAGGCATTCACTTTCTAATACATGTCAAATGATAGTGTAACCatgcataaaataatttgtctactTGGAGTTACAATGACAATTACTTAGGCAAGCTGGTGAACCATTTTGACACAATAGAAGGAAACAGGGATACCCTTTTTGTATTGTCTCCTGATGGTATTGGCCCTGGCGGTGGTTCTCTCCCCCTGCAGACTGTGCAGCAGCGCGGAGCTGCGGTCATCAAGGCCAGGAAGCTCTCCAGCGCCATGTCTGCTGCCAAGGCCATCTGCGACCACATGAGGGACATCTGGCACGGCACCGCCGAGGTTAGCGCTTAGCGCCatcttaaataaattattattattattattattattattattatacatctgacactgttatccaaagccacttacagttggtttgactaagcaggagttagttccccctggagcaatgcgggggttaagggccttgctcaagggcccgacagcagtgtggatcttattgtggctacaacggggctGGAACTaacaaccttctgggtctcagtcgtgtaccttagccactaggctacagggtgCTCCGGTGGGCCTTCGTGGGGTGGGAAAGAGGGCTGTCATGTGGAGCTGGGAGTTTGGGGCAGGGCACTGGTTTTAAATGCTCCCTAATTGAGCCGGCTCCCTTCCCTCCAGGGTGAGTCTGTCTCCATGGGGGTCTACTCCTCCGGGAACAGCTACGGTGTGCCTGATGACCTCATCTACTCATTCCCTGTTACAATCCAGGTAAAAGCCACATTCCCATCACCAGACTTCCGTTTCTGCCAGGATTTATTCTACTCTACTCAATAAGTACTTTTACACTGTAGCACTCAAGCATTTTCAGGCAAGGTGCTGTTATGTGGCAtacatatgttttttattttctttgtatttattttgtttattttatttattcaacaaaaattATCTAATGGAACATTCAACATAGGGCCACAGAACACTATTAAAagacaaccaaaatcataacaacgTTTCGACAGCAGCAGCTGCCGAATGCCAGGCATCCGACTTTCCATAATTGGCTCCATGAATTGTCCCTGCTTATTATTTCATCACATTTTTGTATCCCTGAGGCCtttgataaaaaatgaatgagacTGAGTGAATGACCTTTATTTCTCTGCTGAATGTAGTTGTTTGTCAAACGGAGCGACCGCATTTACAAAATgaaaccagagagagagggtgtgcaCGTTGGCCTGAAGGTGTTTTTCTCGACTCAGAATAAGTCCTGGAAGATGGTGGAGGGGCTGGAGATCAACGACTTCTCCCGCGGGAAGCTGGACGCCACCGCGGCAGagctggtggaggagaggaacacTGCCGTCTCCTTCCTGGGGGAGTGACTAGCGCAGCAGCACTTAGCCACCTCGAAGCCTCCTGACCCTCGTCTGTAACACACTCCTGTGCGCATACGTTGTGTGTCACACCCTCAAGCTGTTACACGAAACGTAGAAATTTTAAACCTAGTTTACCAGGCCTTTGTCAGAAGGTGTCAACAATGCACTAGCTGTCCGATCATTGTAATGGCTGCTTTTTGAGTGTAACAATAAAACCACAAGATTGAGAACTATGGATGACTTTGCTTCGGTTATTTTGATTATTCTAAACTGGTTGGGTTCTAGGATACTCCAGAAAATGATGAAGCTTCAATATGAGCCTTTAACTGCTTGAATGGCTTGGATTGGCACCTTTGAGATtgctttcaaataaatttggCTTGGTCTATAGAATttataatgtaaaatgaaaacgaAACAAGGAAGGTGTCCGTTTCAGTTTCTAAGTAGGGTAATCTTTGAATATATGGAAATAATTCAGTTCAGGAAGTTTCCTTTTCAGTTTAACCATAGCAATGGTTGCCTTAGTGACTGAGCTGCAATATTAAAGTACCACCACATGATGGCAGTAGAGCGCCATTTGTGagccactcttttttttttttttttttggttgaagGACAGGATTTCTCGTAAACCAGTGTGTCTTAAATTATCGGTTGGACCCCAAAGTGTGTCGTAGGAGTGCATGAGGTGGGTCCTGGAAAGAGGTTGTACTTCACTGAGCTATGCTCGTTATGGGTCCCTAAAAGGTActacatttgtttaaatgtaGTCCAgatgttaaaaaatatttcGAATTTGGGTTCTGTTAATTAAAAACTTTAGGTACCTGTGCCTAAGCAACGAATACAGCGCCATTTCGGTCGAacaatgttttttagttttttttttccagaatcacattacaaaataaaccttttgcctttttttacGAAATCTTTTGTGCAAATATGAGTGTCTCATCAGTCATAAGGTGCCCTTAAGGATGTTGTGGCCTTTGCGTAGTCCTGTGACGACGATCTGCTTGCACTTCTCAGACTTGCAGAATGTTAAATCCTAAAGGTTCTAGCGTCACCCTGCAGCCAGAAACTTCTTTCTTTTAAGTCCCGCCTCTGAGTAGTGGGGACAAATAAGAACACAGAGCGCAGTGTAAGGACCAATGAAATCATGTGTTTTATGCGGCTGGAAGAGAAAGTGGGAGTGGACCACAGCGGAGTACGTGATTACAGAGTACTGAGAGCATTCTGCGTCTTTTAAGTCAAAGGGGACGAATAAATTAGTCATTCAAAAACGGAAGTGTCTTCGTTAATAACTTGATGAAAAATATATCTTATCTGCTGTGTAGTGTAAACGTGGTCATTTTGAGCTAAGCATATTACCATTGGATCTGTCCCGAGGAATTGTcgataataaatattaaaataaaaggtggGTAGcatgttagccagctagctatgAAATTGTTTCAGAATATtcgtaataaaaaaaaatgtttccacaACAAATAGAGGCTGCATATGTTTTTCGATTATGCTCTATGGTGCATTGTTgggtttttggtttgttttaagGGCCAACGTCATTTATAGATCACAAATGGATTTAACAAACGTTCTGCCATTTCCGCAGATGCTCAGTAAAATTGTAGCTACTAGCCTGGCTGTCTGTACCGAGCTGGCAAGTACGAAAGGTGTGCGCATATGGTATTTAGTTGTGGGCAATAGCTTCGTTACGAAGTAGGTAGTTTTGCAGTACGGCATTATCATGTAATGCGCCCAATGTCAAGATTCGCCACAGCATTCATTACAAGTTTAAGGAATATGTGTAGAAAATGAAGACAAGACCAAATGGGCTGTTATGCTCCGCAAGTCCGCGGTTCTAGATGTCCTAAGTTCAGCTTTGAGCCAACCGGGGAATTGTGACGTGTTTTATTTGACAGGGGAGGGGGTTGAGTAGGACTATCATTAAGTGCGCATCTAATAGCCTTTTGGTCGTAGCTACCTACTAAAATGCTTCCTTGAAATAGTAGGTTTCGAGGGGCGTTTCATTTGCTCCAGTCCATTGCAGTTGACGTATGGTCGACCGAAGGTCGGAGTGGTTTCTCTCCTCCTTGCTGGCTGAAGTGGgaggagagaaaatgtgtttcatttaaaaaggattttacctagttttgtttatttctgagGAAAATGGCTTGGAAGAGATTTAACCAGCTGTATTCATGAACATGTACCTCAAAATATGTCTGCGCAAACAAGTCGCTAACTAACAAGCTATTGTCAAAATAAGGAATAATATTTATAAATCACACAATTTGTTGACTGTCTGTATTcacgttatttattttatttaaacattgaaTCCGCAAGTATAACAAAACTAT
Encoded proteins:
- the mdh1ab gene encoding malate dehydrogenase 1Ab, NAD (soluble); amino-acid sequence: MSDPIRVLVTGAAGQIAYSLLYGIAKGDVFGKDQPIILILLDISPMMTVLNGVVMELQDCALPLLIEVIATDKEEVAFADLDVAILVGSMPRREGMERKDLLKANVSIFKSQGAALEKFAKKTVKVLVVGNPANTNCLIAAKSAPSIPKENFSCLTRLDHNRARSQVAMRVGVPANDVKNVIIWGNHSSTQYPDIHHAKVNIQGKEVAAFEAVKDDSWIKGDFILTVQQRGAAVIKARKLSSAMSAAKAICDHMRDIWHGTAEGESVSMGVYSSGNSYGVPDDLIYSFPVTIQNKSWKMVEGLEINDFSRGKLDATAAELVEERNTAVSFLGE